The following proteins come from a genomic window of Timaviella obliquedivisa GSE-PSE-MK23-08B:
- a CDS encoding acetate kinase, translating into MKILVLNAGSSSQKSGLYDFEGEIPQNPPSPIWEGLIDWGYQPGTVEIKIKTQHMTKTESLPMTSRSEVMKHLISTLWQGETQVISGMDEIKGVGHRVVQGGREYRESVLITPAVKAAIAQFSAFAPLHNPLNLEGIEVMEQLGTMPQVAVFDTAFHAQMPPTSTVYPLPYDWYEQGIQRYGFHGTSYQYVTERSVQILGMPQSRLIICHLGNGCSLAAIRDGRSIATTMGFTPLDGVMMGTRCGSIDPGILIYLLRQGHSVDDLDRALNRNSGLLGVSGVSSDMRQILGAKAENSRAQLAFDLFVDRLRSSIASLLPGLGGLDALVFTAGIGEHSANVRSAVCQGFEFLGWQLDGDLNNHSPMDQDIATAASAVRILVVHTEEDWAIAKDCWRLLKNVG; encoded by the coding sequence ATGAAAATCTTAGTTCTCAATGCTGGGTCGAGTAGCCAAAAAAGTGGTCTTTATGATTTTGAGGGAGAAATTCCCCAAAATCCTCCTTCACCCATTTGGGAAGGACTGATTGACTGGGGCTATCAACCCGGAACTGTGGAAATTAAGATTAAGACCCAACACATGACGAAAACTGAATCTTTACCCATGACCTCTAGATCGGAGGTGATGAAGCACCTGATCTCGACCCTGTGGCAAGGCGAAACTCAGGTGATTTCTGGAATGGATGAGATTAAGGGCGTGGGGCATCGGGTGGTGCAGGGTGGACGAGAGTATCGGGAAAGTGTGTTAATTACGCCGGCGGTGAAGGCGGCGATCGCGCAGTTCTCTGCATTTGCGCCGCTTCATAATCCTCTCAACTTAGAGGGGATCGAGGTCATGGAACAGTTGGGAACTATGCCCCAAGTGGCAGTTTTTGACACCGCTTTTCATGCCCAAATGCCACCGACTTCCACAGTTTATCCCTTGCCCTATGACTGGTATGAACAGGGCATTCAGCGTTATGGCTTCCATGGCACTAGCTATCAATATGTGACTGAGCGATCGGTTCAAATTCTGGGTATGCCTCAGTCTCGGCTGATTATCTGCCATTTAGGAAACGGTTGTTCTTTGGCTGCCATTCGGGATGGGCGCAGTATTGCCACTACCATGGGGTTTACGCCGCTGGATGGCGTAATGATGGGAACGCGCTGTGGCTCGATCGATCCAGGTATTTTGATTTATCTACTGCGACAGGGGCATTCGGTGGATGATCTCGATCGCGCCCTAAATCGCAATTCTGGTTTGCTGGGCGTTTCTGGCGTGTCATCTGATATGCGCCAGATTCTGGGCGCTAAGGCAGAAAATTCACGGGCACAACTGGCGTTTGATTTGTTTGTAGATCGGCTGCGATCGTCCATTGCTTCTTTGTTACCTGGTTTAGGCGGCTTGGATGCGCTGGTGTTTACAGCAGGCATTGGCGAACATTCAGCAAACGTGCGATCGGCAGTTTGTCAGGGGTTTGAGTTTTTGGGGTGGCAGTTAGATGGGGATTTAAACAATCATTCGCCCATGGATCAAGATATTGCGACGGCGGCTTCGGCAGTGCGAATTTTAGTTGTTCATACTGAGGAAGACTGGGCGATCGCCAAGGACTGTTGGCGATTGCTGAAAAACGTAGGTTAG
- a CDS encoding GIY-YIG nuclease family protein, translating into MNTGEQPSLFADDDLKRTSFRYQDQPGLWMSQGTLSQWKVRVAEYQDEVRFSPIEEQGLLFDIVASTVKAEAIDPFSLYLYNFFFFEQPAHKHPDQPSLYFVIDVQVPLLLYVGETVKANQRWKGIHDCKRYVLNYRDLHAKYGIETAINTAFYWDIPAEVRPRQQLESALIERWRSPFNKQNWNFWGTPFVGGKMT; encoded by the coding sequence TTGAACACTGGCGAACAACCTTCTCTTTTTGCTGATGACGATTTAAAGAGGACTTCTTTCCGGTATCAAGATCAGCCCGGACTATGGATGAGCCAAGGAACCTTGTCGCAATGGAAGGTGCGGGTTGCAGAGTATCAGGATGAAGTGCGGTTTAGTCCAATTGAGGAACAGGGTTTGCTGTTTGATATCGTTGCTTCGACTGTGAAGGCAGAGGCGATCGATCCTTTTTCTCTGTACCTCTATAACTTTTTCTTTTTTGAACAACCTGCCCACAAACATCCTGATCAGCCTAGCCTATACTTTGTGATAGATGTGCAAGTACCGTTATTGTTGTATGTCGGTGAAACCGTGAAGGCAAACCAGCGTTGGAAGGGAATCCATGACTGCAAGCGCTATGTTTTAAACTACCGAGATCTTCATGCTAAGTACGGTATTGAAACCGCCATTAATACTGCATTTTACTGGGATATTCCGGCAGAAGTGCGTCCTCGGCAACAGTTAGAATCGGCTTTAATTGAACGGTGGCGATCGCCTTTTAACAAACAAAATTGGAACTTTTGGGGAACGCCTTTTGTGGGCGGAAAGATGACATAA
- a CDS encoding FkbM family methyltransferase — MSQSWVVNGDRNRISNFVKKNLSLTLQKKLIPPERFWDLLSFEGNFSVDLGNEQFQVSHTGEWLENSLFWKGLSGYEPISFELWKNACQFSKTILDIGANTGLYSLIAKTVNPSSKVYAFEPLPSFNKALRENIHLNHYDIQVVDQAVSNFMGTAEFYVPQRGQGNLYSASLSLEHYENHQKSTPIVHQVQVTTLDTFVEKQGIRSVDLVKIDAEGQDANVLKGFLNSIQQFQPDFIVEVQSDEIGQEIQAILTPEKYLYFNVDEVTGLKQTDVLQRNYWLNFWICKVETAQKLNLI, encoded by the coding sequence ATGAGTCAATCTTGGGTTGTCAATGGCGATCGTAATAGAATTTCAAATTTCGTTAAAAAAAACCTATCCCTTACCCTCCAAAAAAAGCTCATTCCACCCGAACGATTCTGGGACTTACTTTCTTTTGAAGGGAACTTCAGCGTTGATTTGGGCAATGAGCAGTTTCAGGTGAGCCATACTGGAGAGTGGCTAGAAAATTCGTTGTTTTGGAAAGGTCTCTCAGGGTACGAACCCATCAGCTTTGAACTGTGGAAAAATGCTTGTCAGTTCTCTAAAACTATTCTAGATATTGGAGCCAACACGGGGCTTTATTCTCTCATTGCCAAGACCGTCAACCCGTCCTCAAAAGTTTATGCCTTCGAGCCATTGCCCTCTTTTAACAAAGCCCTTAGAGAGAATATTCACCTCAATCATTACGATATTCAGGTGGTTGACCAAGCTGTTTCTAATTTTATGGGTACTGCCGAATTCTATGTGCCTCAGCGAGGGCAAGGAAATCTCTACTCTGCGTCTCTCAGTTTAGAACATTACGAAAATCATCAGAAAAGCACGCCGATTGTGCATCAAGTGCAGGTTACTACACTAGATACCTTTGTTGAAAAACAAGGCATTCGATCGGTTGATTTGGTCAAAATTGATGCCGAAGGACAAGATGCTAACGTGTTGAAAGGTTTTTTGAATTCAATACAGCAGTTCCAGCCAGATTTTATTGTTGAAGTTCAAAGTGATGAAATTGGGCAGGAAATTCAAGCCATATTGACTCCAGAAAAATACCTCTACTTCAACGTTGATGAGGTCACCGGACTGAAACAAACGGATGTCTTACAAAGAAATTATTGGTTGAACTTCTGGATCTGTAAGGTTGAGACTGCGCAAAAGCTTAATTTAATTTGA